The Micromonospora sp. WMMD961 genome has a segment encoding these proteins:
- a CDS encoding ABC transporter substrate-binding protein: MAVFTRPRQAFVIAGVLGLALSATACGTGDDKKSDKAGSAECAAYEKYQGNDGKKVSIYASIRDAEADLLERSWSQFTDCTGIEIDYEGSGEFEAQLPVRVDGGNAPDIAFVPQPGLVKRFADAGKLKGLSADTKALAEQNMPADWLKYGTVNGTLYGVPLGANVKSFVWYSPKTFKEKGWEVPTSWDQLIALSDKIAASGMKPWCAGIESGDATGWPATDWIEDVLLRTQGPEVYDQWTTHGIPFNDPKVADALERAGTILRNEKYVNGGFGGVKSIATTSFQEAGVPITNGKCAMHRQASFYANQFPEGTKVAEDGDAFAFYFPAIDAAKGKPVLGAGEFVVAYADRPEVQAVQTYLASAEYVNSRAKLGNWVTANNKLDIANVASPIDKLSVQILQDKTGVFRFDGSDLMPAAVGAGTFWKGMVDWINGKDTATVLQGIESSWPK, from the coding sequence ATGGCGGTCTTTACCAGACCACGCCAGGCCTTCGTGATCGCCGGTGTACTCGGGCTGGCGCTCAGCGCCACCGCCTGCGGTACCGGCGACGACAAGAAGAGCGACAAGGCGGGCTCCGCGGAGTGCGCCGCATACGAGAAGTACCAGGGCAACGACGGCAAGAAGGTCTCCATCTACGCGTCCATCCGTGACGCCGAGGCCGACCTGCTGGAGCGGTCGTGGTCGCAGTTCACGGACTGCACCGGCATCGAGATCGACTACGAGGGCAGCGGCGAGTTCGAGGCGCAGCTCCCCGTCCGGGTCGACGGCGGCAACGCGCCCGACATCGCCTTCGTGCCCCAGCCGGGCCTCGTGAAGCGTTTCGCGGACGCCGGCAAGCTGAAGGGCCTGAGCGCCGACACCAAGGCCCTCGCCGAGCAGAACATGCCGGCCGACTGGCTGAAGTACGGCACCGTCAACGGGACGCTCTACGGCGTGCCGCTCGGCGCCAACGTGAAGTCGTTCGTCTGGTACTCGCCGAAGACGTTCAAGGAGAAGGGCTGGGAGGTTCCGACCAGCTGGGACCAGCTCATCGCCCTGAGCGACAAGATCGCCGCCAGCGGCATGAAGCCGTGGTGCGCCGGCATCGAGTCCGGTGACGCCACCGGCTGGCCGGCCACCGACTGGATCGAGGACGTCCTGCTGCGTACGCAGGGCCCCGAGGTCTACGACCAGTGGACCACCCACGGGATCCCGTTCAACGACCCGAAGGTCGCCGACGCCCTGGAGCGGGCCGGCACGATCCTCCGCAACGAGAAGTACGTCAACGGCGGCTTCGGTGGGGTGAAGAGCATCGCCACCACCTCCTTCCAGGAGGCGGGCGTGCCGATCACCAACGGCAAGTGCGCGATGCACCGGCAGGCGTCGTTCTACGCCAACCAGTTCCCCGAGGGCACCAAGGTGGCCGAGGACGGCGACGCGTTCGCGTTCTACTTCCCGGCCATCGACGCGGCCAAGGGCAAGCCGGTCCTGGGCGCTGGCGAGTTCGTCGTCGCCTACGCCGACCGCCCCGAGGTGCAGGCGGTGCAGACGTACCTCGCCTCGGCCGAGTACGTGAACAGCCGCGCGAAGCTCGGCAACTGGGTGACGGCGAACAACAAGCTGGACATCGCCAACGTCGCCAGCCCGATCGACAAGCTCTCCGTGCAGATCCTGCAGGACAAGACCGGCGTCTTCCGCTTCGACGGATCCGACCTGATGCCGGCCGCTGTCGGCGCGGGGACCTTCTGGAAGGGCATGGTCGACTGGATCAACGGCAAGGACACTGCGACCGTGCTCCAGGGCATCGAGAGCAGCTGGCCTAAGTGA
- a CDS encoding sugar ABC transporter permease produces MEFDFAAEQPKLLMLLYGLVAFVAVVGGLLLLLDVVPAWFARRREAQLVAASTSGNPLPRRPKQREGIFALFFLLPTLLLLMIGLVVPAIRTTILSLMDRGGDNWVGLRNYGWMFSDDSIVRVLTNTLVWVLLVPLVATVFGLIYAVLVDKVRFEAVAKSLIFLPMAISFVGASIIWKFVYAFRGVGDQIGLLNQIVVSLGGEPKQWLLNSPLNTLLLIVIMVWIQAGFAMVILSAAIKAIPGDIVEAARLDGVTPWQMFWRITMPSIQPALIVVVVTISIATLKVFDIVRTTTNGNYDTSVIANEMYNQAFRYGESGQGSALAVFLFILVIPIVIYQIRNLRQQREG; encoded by the coding sequence ATGGAGTTCGACTTCGCCGCTGAGCAGCCGAAGCTCCTCATGCTGCTGTACGGGCTGGTCGCCTTCGTGGCGGTGGTGGGCGGCCTGCTGCTGCTGCTCGACGTCGTGCCGGCGTGGTTTGCCCGACGACGGGAGGCGCAGCTCGTCGCCGCCTCGACGAGTGGGAATCCACTTCCGCGCCGGCCCAAACAGCGAGAGGGCATCTTCGCGCTGTTCTTCCTGCTGCCGACGCTGCTGCTACTCATGATCGGCCTGGTCGTACCCGCCATCCGCACCACGATCCTCTCCCTGATGGACCGGGGTGGCGACAACTGGGTGGGGCTGCGCAACTACGGCTGGATGTTCTCCGACGACTCGATCGTCCGAGTCCTGACCAACACCCTGGTATGGGTGCTCCTGGTCCCACTGGTGGCGACCGTGTTCGGCCTCATCTACGCCGTACTGGTGGACAAGGTCCGGTTCGAGGCGGTGGCAAAGTCGCTGATCTTCCTGCCGATGGCCATCTCCTTCGTCGGCGCCAGCATCATCTGGAAGTTCGTCTACGCCTTCCGCGGCGTCGGCGACCAGATCGGCCTGCTCAACCAGATCGTCGTCAGCCTCGGTGGCGAGCCCAAGCAGTGGCTCCTGAACTCACCGCTGAACACGCTGCTGCTGATCGTCATCATGGTCTGGATTCAGGCCGGTTTCGCCATGGTGATCCTCTCCGCCGCGATCAAGGCGATTCCCGGAGACATCGTGGAAGCCGCCCGGCTCGACGGGGTCACCCCGTGGCAGATGTTCTGGCGGATCACCATGCCGAGCATTCAGCCGGCGCTGATCGTGGTGGTGGTGACGATCTCGATCGCCACACTCAAGGTCTTCGACATCGTCCGGACCACGACCAACGGCAACTACGACACCAGTGTGATCGCCAACGAGATGTACAACCAGGCCTTCCGGTACGGCGAGAGCGGCCAGGGCTCCGCGCTTGCGGTCTTCCTCTTCATCCTGGTCATCCCCATCGTGATCTACCAGATCCGCAACCTCCGTCAACAGCGGGAGGGCTGA
- a CDS encoding carbohydrate ABC transporter permease: protein MTTATPTVAAGTQKTDGTPSTTAGRVRRRLTSRTATLVSIVIAVVWTIPTFGLFISSLRPEDEIKTTGWWTAFTNPQFTLENYQQVLFGRSSSSGQLASYFINSLAITIPSVLFPLAFASLAAYALAWINFRGRDWLYIAIFALQIVPLQMALVPLLRFFSTGVSLGGVTLMPAWDLVDEQKFAQVWFAHTCFALPFAVFLLHNFISQLPGDLMEAARVDGATHPKIFRTIVLPLITPALAAFGIFQFLWVWNDLLVALIFAGGGDETAPLTVRLAELAGTRGNEWQRLTAGAFVSIVVPLVVFLSLQRFFVRGLLAGSVKG, encoded by the coding sequence ATGACGACCGCAACGCCCACCGTCGCCGCCGGCACACAGAAGACCGACGGCACCCCGTCGACCACCGCCGGCCGGGTCCGCAGACGATTGACCAGCCGAACCGCGACGCTCGTCTCGATCGTCATCGCTGTGGTCTGGACCATCCCGACCTTCGGTCTGTTCATCTCCTCTCTCCGTCCCGAAGACGAGATCAAGACGACCGGCTGGTGGACCGCGTTCACCAATCCGCAGTTCACGCTGGAGAACTACCAGCAGGTCCTGTTCGGGCGGTCGTCGTCCTCCGGGCAGCTCGCCAGCTACTTCATCAACTCGCTGGCGATCACCATCCCGTCGGTGCTCTTCCCGCTCGCCTTCGCCTCGCTCGCCGCGTACGCACTGGCGTGGATCAACTTCCGGGGTCGGGACTGGCTCTACATCGCGATCTTCGCGTTGCAGATCGTGCCCCTGCAGATGGCCCTGGTTCCGCTGTTGAGGTTCTTCTCCACCGGCGTATCCCTCGGCGGCGTCACCCTGATGCCGGCCTGGGACCTCGTCGACGAGCAGAAGTTCGCCCAGGTGTGGTTCGCGCACACGTGCTTCGCACTGCCGTTCGCGGTCTTCCTGTTGCACAACTTCATCTCGCAGCTGCCGGGAGACCTGATGGAGGCGGCACGGGTCGACGGGGCCACCCACCCGAAGATCTTCCGCACCATCGTGCTGCCGCTGATCACCCCGGCGCTGGCCGCGTTCGGCATCTTCCAGTTCCTCTGGGTCTGGAACGACCTGCTCGTCGCGTTGATCTTCGCCGGTGGCGGCGACGAGACCGCCCCGCTCACGGTGCGGCTGGCCGAGCTGGCCGGAACCCGGGGCAACGAGTGGCAGCGGTTGACCGCCGGAGCGTTCGTCTCGATCGTCGTACCTCTCGTTGTTTTCCTGTCCCTGCAGCGCTTCTTCGTGCGAGGTCTGCTCGCCGGCAGCGTCAAGGGCTGA
- a CDS encoding LacI family DNA-binding transcriptional regulator, whose amino-acid sequence MTRIDDVARLAGVSTATVSRALRGLPTVSAATRRRVLAAAEQLDYEVSPSASRLAGGRTGTVAVVVPRITRWFFSTVVEAVEEHLHDSGYDLLLYNLGGREQVRQRVLRTANLHKRVDAIMLVATPLRPADLTALASLDLPGVTISSGSRVPRWPCVRIDDVAAARTATRHLIDLGHHRIAHISGDPDDELAFTTHLDRRRGYQAELRAAGVRLDPSLDVESTFTIDGGNRATAELLARGAPPTAIVAACDEMAMGALTALRDAGLRVPQDVSVIGIDDHDLAGVLGLSTVAQPAAEQGRLAARILLDPLGARTLGPVVGQRGAGCDTPVILPTRLVVRESTAPPRAH is encoded by the coding sequence GTGACGAGGATTGATGATGTCGCCCGGCTGGCCGGGGTCTCCACGGCCACCGTCTCCCGGGCACTACGCGGGCTGCCGACCGTCTCGGCCGCCACCCGGCGCAGAGTGCTCGCCGCGGCCGAGCAACTCGACTACGAGGTGTCGCCGAGCGCGTCCCGGCTCGCCGGTGGCCGGACCGGCACGGTGGCGGTGGTGGTCCCCCGGATCACCCGGTGGTTCTTCAGCACCGTCGTCGAGGCGGTCGAGGAGCACCTCCACGATTCCGGCTACGACCTGTTGCTCTACAACCTGGGCGGGCGGGAGCAGGTACGCCAGCGGGTGCTGCGCACGGCCAACCTGCACAAGCGGGTCGACGCCATCATGCTGGTCGCCACCCCGCTGCGTCCGGCCGACCTGACCGCGCTGGCCAGCCTGGACCTACCCGGGGTGACCATCAGTTCAGGCAGCCGGGTGCCCCGGTGGCCGTGCGTACGGATCGACGACGTGGCCGCCGCGCGAACCGCCACCCGGCACCTCATCGACCTCGGCCACCACCGGATCGCGCACATCTCCGGCGACCCGGACGACGAGTTGGCCTTCACCACCCACCTCGACCGGCGCCGGGGCTACCAGGCGGAGCTACGGGCGGCGGGTGTGCGGCTCGACCCGAGCCTGGACGTCGAGTCGACGTTCACCATCGACGGCGGCAACCGGGCCACCGCCGAACTGCTGGCCCGGGGCGCGCCGCCGACCGCGATCGTCGCGGCCTGCGACGAGATGGCGATGGGCGCGCTGACCGCGTTGCGCGACGCCGGTTTGCGGGTACCGCAGGACGTCAGCGTGATCGGTATCGACGACCACGACCTGGCGGGCGTACTCGGGCTCAGCACCGTCGCCCAGCCCGCGGCCGAGCAGGGCAGATTGGCCGCGCGGATCCTGCTCGACCCGCTCGGCGCCCGCACCCTGGGACCGGTCGTCGGCCAGCGCGGCGCCGGTTGCGACACGCCGGTGATCCTGCCCACTCGGCTGGTGGTCCGGGAGTCCACCGCACCACCCCGGGCACACTGA
- a CDS encoding glycoside hydrolase family 13 protein, producing the protein MNTDPTQQTPAGPPVTGWWTEATIYQIYPRSFADSDGDGIGDLPGITARLDHLVELGVDAVWLSPFYPSPQADAGYDVADYRDVDPLFGSLADADKLIAEARSRGLRVIVDLVPNHTSSAHRWFQDALPTPPGSPERSRYIFRDGLGPAGDQPPNDWQSVFGGPAWTRTVDPDGQPGQWYLHLFDTGQPDLNWDNPEVHAEFLDVLRFWLDRGVDGFRVDVAHGLVKQADLADWQEPQEILSGNEIDKPRPPMWDQEGVHEIYRQWRQVLDSYPGERVLVAEAWVEPAERLARYVRPDEMHQAFNFEYLLAAWTAPAQYAVITRSLEATDSVGAPTTWVLSNHDVVRHASRLGLPIGGGRPNGIGIGDPQPDAALGLRRARAATMLMLALPGSAYLYQGEELGLPEHTTLPDEARQDPTWARTGHTQRGRDGCRVPIPWEADAPSYGFGPTDASWLPQPSLWAEYALDRQRDVPGSTYELYRTALRLRRDHKLGRGTLEWLSSGDDVLRFRNGGLTVLTNFGAAPVPLPAGAEVLATSAPLDDDGAVPTDVTVWLRG; encoded by the coding sequence CTGAACACCGATCCGACGCAGCAGACCCCCGCCGGTCCACCGGTCACCGGCTGGTGGACCGAGGCGACCATCTACCAGATCTACCCCCGCTCGTTCGCCGACTCGGACGGCGACGGCATCGGTGACCTGCCCGGCATCACCGCCCGCCTCGACCACCTGGTCGAGCTGGGCGTGGACGCGGTGTGGCTCTCCCCGTTCTACCCGTCACCGCAGGCCGACGCCGGCTACGACGTGGCCGACTACCGCGACGTCGACCCACTGTTCGGAAGCCTCGCCGACGCGGACAAGCTGATCGCCGAGGCCCGGTCCCGCGGCCTGCGGGTGATCGTGGACCTGGTCCCGAACCACACCTCCTCGGCACACCGCTGGTTCCAGGATGCCCTGCCCACCCCGCCCGGAAGCCCGGAGCGCTCCCGGTACATCTTCCGCGACGGGCTCGGCCCAGCCGGCGACCAGCCGCCGAACGACTGGCAGAGCGTCTTCGGTGGACCCGCCTGGACCCGCACGGTGGACCCGGACGGGCAGCCCGGCCAGTGGTACCTCCACCTGTTCGACACCGGCCAGCCGGACCTCAACTGGGACAACCCTGAGGTGCACGCCGAGTTCCTGGACGTGCTGCGGTTCTGGTTGGACCGTGGGGTGGACGGCTTCCGGGTCGACGTGGCGCACGGCCTGGTCAAGCAGGCCGACCTGGCCGACTGGCAGGAACCGCAGGAGATCCTCTCCGGCAACGAGATCGACAAGCCGCGCCCGCCGATGTGGGACCAGGAGGGTGTGCACGAGATCTACCGGCAGTGGCGGCAGGTCCTGGACAGCTACCCGGGCGAGCGCGTGCTGGTCGCCGAGGCGTGGGTCGAACCGGCGGAGCGGCTGGCCCGCTACGTCCGGCCGGACGAGATGCACCAGGCGTTCAACTTCGAGTACCTGCTCGCCGCGTGGACCGCGCCGGCCCAGTACGCGGTGATCACCCGCTCGTTGGAGGCGACCGACTCGGTCGGCGCACCGACCACCTGGGTGCTGTCCAACCACGACGTCGTACGGCACGCGTCCCGGCTCGGCCTGCCGATCGGCGGTGGCCGCCCCAACGGCATCGGCATCGGCGACCCGCAGCCGGACGCCGCACTCGGCCTGCGCCGGGCCCGGGCAGCAACCATGCTGATGCTCGCCCTGCCCGGCTCGGCGTACCTCTACCAGGGCGAGGAGCTGGGGCTCCCCGAGCACACCACGCTGCCGGACGAGGCTCGGCAGGACCCGACCTGGGCACGCACCGGGCACACCCAGCGCGGCCGGGACGGCTGCCGGGTGCCGATCCCGTGGGAGGCCGACGCCCCGTCGTACGGCTTCGGGCCCACCGACGCGAGCTGGCTGCCGCAGCCGTCGCTGTGGGCGGAGTACGCGCTGGACCGCCAGCGCGACGTGCCCGGCTCGACGTACGAGCTGTACCGCACGGCATTGCGCCTGCGCCGCGACCACAAGCTGGGCCGCGGCACCCTCGAGTGGCTGTCCTCCGGCGACGACGTGCTGCGCTTCCGCAACGGTGGGCTCACCGTGCTGACCAACTTCGGTGCCGCCCCGGTACCGTTGCCCGCCGGTGCCGAGGTGCTCGCCACCAGCGCACCCCTGGACGACGACGGCGCGGTCCCGACCGACGTGACCGTCTGGCTGCGCGGCTGA